In the Ipomoea triloba cultivar NCNSP0323 chromosome 6, ASM357664v1 genome, one interval contains:
- the LOC116022386 gene encoding 3-ketoacyl-CoA synthase 10-like produces the protein MAEEQHLLSTEIVNRGIQSSGPDAGSMTFSVRVRRRLPDFVQSVNLKYVKLGYHYLISHGVYLATVPLLLAVFGAEVGSLSRAEMWQKLWDSTAKYDLATVLSFLVLVVFTLSVYFMSKPRPIYLLDFACFKPSDDLKVTKEQFIDLVRKSGKFDEESLEFQKRILESSGIGDETYVPKSIGSPENTATMKLGREEAATVMFGAIDEVFEKTRVRPKDVGVLVVNCSIFNPTPSLSAMIINHYKMRGNILSFNLGGMGCSAGVIALDLARDMLQANPNNYALVVSTEMVGFNWYPGKERSMLIPNCYFRMGCSALLLSNRRRDYRRAKYQLEHIVRTHKGADDRAFRSIYQEEDQERHKGLKISKDLIQIGGDALKTNITTLGPLVLPFSEQLFFFANLIWTHIFPSKKAPNKPYIPDYKLAFDHFCVHPAGKAVLDELQRNLGLSDHNMEASRAALHRFGNNSSSSIWYELAYLEAKGRVKGGHRVWQIAFGSGFKCNSAVWKAMRRVGTQGGNPWLDCVDRYPQALYSP, from the exons ATGGCCGAAGAGCAACACCTCCTGTCGACGGAGATCGTGAACCGCGGCATCCAGTCGTCGGGGCCGGATGCCGGGTCGATGACGTTCTCCGTGAGGGTCCGCCGACGGCTGCCGGACTTCGTGCAGTCGGTGAACCTGAAGTACGTGAAATTGGGGTACCATTATCTGATCAGCCACGGGGTATACTTGGCCACCGTGCCGCTGCTTCTGGCGGTGTTCGGCGCCGAGGTTGGGAGCCTTAGCAGGGCGGAGATGTGGCAGAAGCTTTGGGATAGCACTGCTAAATATGATTTGGCCACCGTCTTGTCTTTTCTGGTGCTTGTTGTGTTTACCCTCTCAGTTTACTTCATGTCCAAGCCTAGACCTATTTATCTCCTTGATTTTGCATGCTTCAAACCTAGTGATGATCTCAAG GTAACAAAGGAGCAATTCATTGATTTAGTCCGAAAGTCGGGGAAATTCGACGAAGAAAGCCTGGAATTTCAGAAGAGGATATTAGAATCTTCCGGCATCGGAGACGAAACGTACGTGCCGAAGTCGATCGGGTCACCGGAAAACACCGCCACCATGAAGTTAGGGCGGGAGGAGGCGGCGACGGTGATGTTCGGAGCAATCGACGAGGTGTTCGAGAAAACCCGAGTCCGCCCAAAAGACGTGGGAGTTCTGGTGGTGAACTGCAGCATATTCAACCCGACACCCTCGCTGTCGGCTATGATCATAAACCACTACAAGATGCGAGGGAACATCCTGAGTTTCAACCTGGGAGGGATGGGGTGTAGTGCTGGGGTGATAGCGCTTGACTTGGCCCGTGACATGCTCCAAGCTAACCCTAATAACTATGCGTTGGTGGTTAGCACTGAAATGGTTGGGTTCAATTGGTACCCCGGCAAGGAACGCTCAATGCTCATCCCTAATTGCTACTTCCGCATGGGTTGCTCCGCCCTCCTCCTCTCCAATCGCCGCCGTGACTACCGCCGCGCTAAGTACCAGCTCGAGCACATTGTCCGGACTCACAAAGGCGCCGATGATCGTGCTTTCAG GTCCATCTACCAAGAAGAAGATCAAGAACGCCACAAGGGGCTAAAGATAAGCAAAGACTTGATTCAAATAGGAGGAGATGCACTGAAGACCAACATCACCACACTAGGCCCTCTAGTCCTCCCATTCTCCGAGCAGCTCTTCTTCTTCGCAAACCTAATTTGGACCCACATTTTCCCCTCCAAGAAAGCGCCCAACAAGCCCTACATCCCCGACTACAAGCTAGCATTCGACCACTTCTGCGTCCACCCCGCCGGCAAGGCCGTCCTGGACGAGCTCCAGCGCAACCTGGGGTTGAGCGACCACAACATGGAGGCGTCCCGGGCGGCTCTGCACCGCTTCGGGAACAATTCTAGCAGCAGCATATGGTACGAGCTGGCGTATCTGGAGGCCAAGGGGAGAGTGAAAGGAGGCCATCGCGTTTGGCAAATTGCCTTCGGGTCAGGTTTCAAGTGCAACAGTGCTGTTTGGAAGGCGATGAGGCGTGTTGGGACCCAAGGGGGGAATCCTTGGCTCGATTGCGTTGATAGATACCCTCAGGCTCTCTACTCCCCTTAG